A region from the Kineothrix sp. IPX-CK genome encodes:
- a CDS encoding sensor histidine kinase has protein sequence MLNELYVNLKEMYNGFFKEQQELQDMLENNKNRISQIDNYLHEHDADLWRTEKINIENDNQYYYRKIDVLADRIKILGTALNLLDKISIAEYDKSDIDLDKHLRCNQKNIGEQRQILDIQEKERQRIARDLHDTSLQNLAYLVHKVELTSMYMDQDIIKAKLELAAVNKNLKSVIQDIRNTIFDLRPMIFDDLGLKTAFEKLIYKFRESSNYDIRFEVDEIECDNSLVLMTIYRIVEECVNNALKHSEGNKVVFTLKNENGGCSIEVKDNGQSFNCNEALSPEERHFGLYILKERVELLSGSINIDSKPGSGTAIHIFIPLLEM, from the coding sequence ATGCTGAATGAATTATATGTAAATTTAAAAGAAATGTATAATGGTTTTTTTAAAGAACAACAAGAATTACAGGATATGCTAGAGAACAATAAGAATCGAATTTCACAGATTGATAATTATTTGCATGAACATGATGCAGATTTATGGAGAACTGAGAAGATTAATATTGAAAATGATAATCAGTATTATTATCGAAAGATTGATGTTCTAGCCGATAGAATAAAAATTTTGGGTACCGCATTAAATCTTCTTGATAAAATTTCTATTGCTGAATATGATAAGTCGGATATTGATTTGGACAAGCATTTGAGATGTAATCAAAAAAATATTGGCGAGCAACGTCAGATTTTGGATATACAGGAAAAAGAACGTCAGCGTATAGCTCGGGACTTGCACGATACTTCTCTTCAGAATCTTGCTTATTTAGTTCATAAGGTGGAACTTACGTCCATGTATATGGATCAGGATATTATAAAGGCAAAGCTTGAATTGGCTGCCGTAAACAAAAATCTGAAATCTGTTATTCAGGATATAAGGAATACCATTTTTGATTTAAGGCCTATGATTTTTGACGACTTAGGATTAAAGACTGCTTTTGAAAAATTAATTTATAAATTCAGAGAGTCTTCAAATTATGATATTAGATTTGAAGTAGATGAAATCGAGTGTGACAATTCTTTAGTGTTGATGACAATATATAGAATTGTTGAAGAATGTGTTAATAACGCTTTGAAGCATTCGGAGGGAAATAAAGTTGTCTTTACACTGAAAAATGAAAATGGGGGTTGTTCAATTGAGGTTAAAGATAATGGACAAAGCTTTAATTGTAATGAAGCTCTTTCTCCGGAAGAAAGACACTTTGGACTATATATTTTGAAAGAAAGAGTAGAACTTCTTTCAGGAAGTATAAATATTGATTCTAAACCGGGTAGTGGGACTGCCATACATATATTTATTCCTTTGTTGGAGATGTGA